TGTTCAGACGATCGCAGCCACAACCGATGCGCAATCACAATAGCGATTCCCTGGTCAGGTTATGATTGAGTAACAGCGAGAACCTATACACTACCCTATACTTGAGGTTACTCGTGATTAACGTTGTCAATTTGTGCGTGTGTCTGTCGCCAACGCTTCCCGCCAGCCCTCCCCACTAGATGTGCCTGGGGCGTGTATGACCCTCCAGGTCGGGATTGATCAGGCGGGGCAGCGCCTCGATCGCTGGTTAACGGCGCAGTTAACCGCCCAGTTCCCCGAACTTTCCCGATCGCGTATCCAGAAATTGATTGAGCAGGGACAGGTTCAGCGCAATGGCTGTATCTGTACCCGCAAGCAGGAACCCGTTCAGGTGGGTGATCGTCTCGTCGTCACCCTGCCGCCTGTCGTCCCTACAGAACTGCAACCGGAGGCCATGCCCCTGGATATTCTCTACGAAGATGACTACTTACTGGTCATCAATAAACCGGCGGGTTTGGTGGTACATCCGGCACCCGGCCATGCCACCGGGACCCTGGTACACGGGTTACTGGCCCACTGCGATCGGCTTCCGGAAATTGCCGGTGCGCAACGTCCCGGCATTGTCCACCGCCTGGATAAAGATACTAGCGGTGCCATCGTCATTGCCAAAACCGATCTGGCCCACCACCACCTGCAACAGCAGCTACAGGCCAAGACGGCCTATCGGCTCTATGTCGCGGTGGTCCACGGTGCTCCCAGCCAAACCGCAGGCACAATCGATCTGCCGATCGGACGCCATCCCGTCGATCGCAAGCGCATGGCCGTCCTCCCCGGCGACCCCCGGGCACGGGCAGCGGTGACCCACTGGCAAGTTCTGGAGCGGCTGGGGAACTACACCCTGATGCAATTTCGGTTAGAAACCGGTCGTACCCACCAGATCCGGGTTCACAGTCGTGCGATCGGCTATCCCATCGTCGGTGATCCCGTCTATAGCTCAGGCCACGCCCCGCGATCGCTGGGGGTAAACCTACCAGGACAGGCCCTCCATGCCTGGAAACTCTGTTTTCAGCATCCGGTCACTGGCAAACTGATTGCGGTGACGGCTCCCTGGCCCCCTGTCCTTAAAACCTTGCTCACCGTCTTGCGCCAGCGGTGTTCCTAATCGAGCACTGGCTAACCCGTAGATTTAACCCTGAGACAGATGTCAAGCGTAGGGGAGCCGGAAACAATGAAGGGGTAAGTGTCGTGTCTAACTTGGTCAGTTCCAGATTATCTATGAATACACGCTATCCCGAAACAATGGATTCCTCCCCCGATACCCTGCGATTTAGCACGATCGAATGGGATGCGCAAACGCGATCGCAAGCGGCTGATATACTGGCCTTAATTGCTCAGATTGATGCGGCCCAGTCTGCGGTTGTGGTTGTCCTCAAACACGCCCATTGCCTGAGTGAACCAGCCGCCTACAGCCTGTGCCAATATCTTCTCACACAAAACCCCGACTACATTTCGCTCGTATT
This DNA window, taken from Trichothermofontia sichuanensis B231, encodes the following:
- a CDS encoding RluA family pseudouridine synthase, producing MSVANASRQPSPLDVPGACMTLQVGIDQAGQRLDRWLTAQLTAQFPELSRSRIQKLIEQGQVQRNGCICTRKQEPVQVGDRLVVTLPPVVPTELQPEAMPLDILYEDDYLLVINKPAGLVVHPAPGHATGTLVHGLLAHCDRLPEIAGAQRPGIVHRLDKDTSGAIVIAKTDLAHHHLQQQLQAKTAYRLYVAVVHGAPSQTAGTIDLPIGRHPVDRKRMAVLPGDPRARAAVTHWQVLERLGNYTLMQFRLETGRTHQIRVHSRAIGYPIVGDPVYSSGHAPRSLGVNLPGQALHAWKLCFQHPVTGKLIAVTAPWPPVLKTLLTVLRQRCS